The following are encoded together in the Naumannella cuiyingiana genome:
- a CDS encoding fluoride efflux transporter FluC has protein sequence MAFWILLAVCGAFGAICRAMLDARFASDDPGVLPRGILIANLLGSLIFGAAAGISDLNGYYLLTSGFCAALTTWSTFSLDSARLLRSGRHRLALINIALNLIGGWLAALVGMGLAVIIF, from the coding sequence ATGGCGTTCTGGATCCTGCTGGCCGTGTGTGGCGCATTCGGCGCGATCTGCCGGGCGATGCTGGACGCGCGCTTCGCGAGCGATGATCCCGGCGTACTCCCCCGCGGAATCCTGATCGCCAACCTGCTGGGGAGCCTGATCTTCGGCGCAGCGGCCGGGATCTCGGACCTGAACGGCTACTACCTGCTGACCAGCGGTTTCTGCGCGGCGCTGACCACGTGGTCGACGTTCTCGCTGGACAGCGCGCGGTTGCTGCGCAGCGGGCGCCACCGACTCGCGTTGATCAACATCGCGCTGAACCTGATCGGCGGCTGGCTGGCGGCGCTGGTCGGCATGGGGCTGGCGGTGATCATCTTCTGA
- a CDS encoding inorganic diphosphatase, protein MTFDVTIEIPKGTKNKYELDHQTGRIRLDRTLFTSTQYPSDYGFIEGTLGEDGDPLDALVLVPEPTFPGCLIECRAIGMFRMKDEAGGDDKVLCVPTADIRRNHLRDLDDIPELARLEIEHFFTVYKDLEPGKSVEGAHWENRESAEGEIRNSVERAKGTSFEHKHVNHY, encoded by the coding sequence ATGACCTTCGATGTGACCATCGAGATTCCCAAGGGCACCAAGAACAAGTACGAGCTGGATCACCAGACCGGCCGGATCCGGCTCGACCGGACGCTGTTCACCTCGACCCAGTACCCCTCGGACTACGGATTCATCGAAGGGACCCTCGGCGAGGACGGCGACCCGCTCGACGCGCTGGTGCTGGTGCCCGAGCCGACCTTCCCCGGCTGCCTGATCGAGTGCCGCGCCATCGGCATGTTCCGGATGAAGGACGAGGCGGGCGGCGACGACAAGGTGCTGTGCGTGCCGACCGCCGACATCCGCCGCAACCACCTGCGCGATCTCGACGACATCCCGGAGCTGGCCCGGCTGGAGATCGAGCACTTCTTCACGGTCTACAAGGACCTCGAGCCCGGCAAGTCGGTCGAGGGCGCGCACTGGGAGAACCGCGAGTCCGCCGAGGGTGAGATCCGCAACAGCGTCGAGCGGGCCAAGGGCACGTCCTTCGAGCACAAGCACGTCAACCACTACTGA
- a CDS encoding GatB/YqeY domain-containing protein: MAELKDRIRADLTAAMKQRDKQTTTVLRSVLTAIGTEEVSGEAAHELTVEAELAIVNREVRKRKEAAEGFASGGREEQAAAELAEAELLSAYLPTPLTDDELAALVEAEIAAVTEQLGERPTMKQMGQVIKGVNAKAQGRADGSAVAARVRAALSSSS, encoded by the coding sequence ATGGCTGAGCTCAAGGACCGGATCCGCGCCGACCTGACGGCGGCGATGAAGCAGCGCGACAAGCAGACGACGACCGTGCTGCGGTCGGTGCTGACGGCGATCGGCACCGAGGAGGTCTCCGGCGAGGCCGCGCACGAGCTGACTGTCGAGGCCGAGCTGGCGATCGTCAATCGTGAGGTACGCAAGCGCAAGGAGGCCGCGGAGGGATTCGCCTCCGGCGGGCGCGAGGAGCAGGCGGCGGCCGAGCTCGCCGAGGCCGAGCTGCTCTCGGCGTACCTGCCGACCCCGCTGACCGACGACGAGCTCGCCGCGCTGGTCGAGGCCGAGATCGCCGCGGTCACCGAACAGCTCGGCGAGCGGCCGACCATGAAGCAGATGGGCCAGGTGATCAAGGGCGTGAATGCCAAGGCGCAGGGCCGGGCCGACGGGTCGGCCGTCGCCGCCCGCGTACGCGCCGCGCTCTCTTCCTCCTCCTGA
- a CDS encoding DUF4031 domain-containing protein, which translates to MAVLIDRPIWPAHGTLFSHLVSDASLAELHRFAHHARVPARAFDRDHYDVAEHRHAELVAAGAVPVAGGELAARLRASGLRVTKRQHRAQAQQRRTRLSEQWQRLLPDRAALGGELIDRWAEPRRRYHDQQHLAECLAAVDELWPGHPRTLGLAVWFHDAVYLGIPGSDEEASALLAERRLAGVVSEDEVAEVARLVRLTAGHDPEPGDRAGVTLNDADLSILAAPADRYAGYLAGVRAEYHQLTPEVFAAGRRAVVAGLLERPVLFGTPAGRERWEAAARDNLTAELAGEF; encoded by the coding sequence GTGGCCGTACTGATCGACCGGCCGATCTGGCCCGCGCACGGGACGCTGTTCTCCCACCTCGTCTCCGACGCCTCGCTGGCGGAGTTGCACCGCTTCGCCCACCATGCCCGGGTGCCGGCCCGGGCGTTCGACCGCGACCACTACGACGTTGCCGAGCATCGCCATGCCGAGCTGGTCGCGGCGGGGGCGGTGCCCGTCGCGGGCGGTGAGCTGGCGGCCCGGCTGCGGGCGTCGGGGTTGCGGGTGACGAAGCGGCAGCATCGGGCGCAGGCGCAGCAGCGGCGTACCCGGTTGTCCGAGCAGTGGCAGCGGCTGCTGCCGGACCGGGCCGCGCTGGGCGGCGAGCTGATCGACCGGTGGGCCGAGCCGCGGCGGCGCTATCACGACCAGCAACACCTGGCCGAGTGCCTGGCCGCGGTCGATGAGCTGTGGCCGGGGCATCCGCGGACGCTCGGGCTGGCGGTGTGGTTCCACGATGCCGTCTATCTCGGCATTCCCGGTTCGGACGAGGAGGCCTCCGCGCTGCTCGCCGAGCGGCGGCTGGCGGGTGTGGTGAGCGAGGACGAGGTGGCCGAGGTGGCGCGGCTGGTCCGGTTGACGGCGGGCCACGACCCGGAGCCGGGCGACCGGGCCGGGGTGACGCTGAACGATGCCGACCTGAGCATCCTCGCCGCGCCGGCGGATCGCTATGCGGGCTATCTGGCCGGCGTCCGCGCCGAGTATCACCAGCTCACCCCGGAGGTGTTCGCCGCGGGACGGCGGGCCGTGGTCGCGGGCCTGTTGGAGCGGCCGGTGTTGTTCGGTACGCCGGCCGGGCGCGAGCGCTGGGAGGCGGCGGCCCGGGACAATCTCACCGCCGAGCTGGCCGGAGAATTCTGA
- a CDS encoding low temperature requirement protein A: MTETSGTRGLSHRLVPMRGRDPEEPHRAATPLELLFDLVFVVAVGIASSTFAHSLGEAHWASAILAFAFVMYAIVWAWFGWTTFASAFDTDDWLYRLLTMLQMCGVVVLALGVPPVFSSLDAGQVVDNRVLVLGYVIMRIAMALQWLRVSRGPYRRVAHTHIATIVIAQAGWILTAILPLPLPALLALIAVLYAVELGGPALAERRQATPWHAHHLAERFGLLTIIMLGECVVGTIAAVSAAVGEQGWTLDAALVTFAGVGLTFGMWWIYFIVPHAETLERRRGAAIRWAYGHFAIFAPIAAVGAGLDVGAYEIEGKNVIGPIESILTVAVPLAIYLIVLFWFYRMLSGSSGPYAWMLVGALVVIAAAVAIVAAGVPFTVGLAILTLAPVVVIVGDEVIGHRHREAHVARLES, encoded by the coding sequence ATGACCGAGACATCCGGTACGCGGGGCCTGTCGCACCGGCTGGTGCCGATGCGCGGGCGCGATCCCGAGGAGCCGCACCGCGCCGCGACCCCGTTGGAGCTGCTCTTCGACCTGGTCTTCGTGGTCGCGGTGGGGATCGCGTCGTCGACATTCGCGCACTCGCTCGGCGAGGCACACTGGGCCTCGGCGATCCTCGCCTTCGCGTTCGTGATGTACGCGATCGTCTGGGCGTGGTTCGGCTGGACGACATTCGCATCCGCCTTCGACACCGACGACTGGCTGTACCGGTTGTTGACCATGCTGCAGATGTGCGGCGTGGTGGTGCTGGCGCTCGGCGTACCGCCCGTGTTCAGCTCCCTCGACGCCGGCCAGGTCGTCGACAACCGGGTCCTGGTGCTCGGCTACGTGATCATGCGCATCGCGATGGCGCTGCAATGGCTGCGGGTCAGCCGCGGGCCCTACCGGCGGGTCGCGCACACCCACATCGCGACCATCGTGATCGCGCAGGCAGGCTGGATCCTGACCGCGATCCTGCCGCTTCCGCTGCCGGCGCTCCTTGCGCTGATCGCGGTCCTGTACGCCGTCGAGCTGGGCGGCCCGGCGCTCGCCGAGCGGCGCCAGGCAACCCCGTGGCACGCCCATCACCTGGCGGAACGCTTCGGGCTGCTGACGATCATCATGCTCGGCGAGTGCGTCGTCGGCACGATCGCCGCGGTGAGCGCGGCGGTCGGCGAGCAGGGCTGGACGCTCGATGCCGCGCTGGTCACCTTCGCCGGGGTCGGTCTGACGTTCGGCATGTGGTGGATCTACTTCATCGTGCCGCACGCCGAGACCCTGGAGCGGCGGCGCGGCGCGGCGATCCGGTGGGCGTACGGCCACTTCGCGATCTTCGCCCCGATCGCCGCGGTCGGCGCCGGGCTGGACGTCGGCGCGTACGAGATCGAGGGCAAGAACGTGATCGGACCGATCGAGTCGATCCTCACCGTCGCGGTGCCGCTGGCGATCTATCTGATCGTGCTGTTCTGGTTCTACCGGATGCTTTCGGGGTCCTCGGGCCCCTACGCCTGGATGCTGGTCGGCGCGCTCGTGGTGATCGCGGCGGCGGTGGCGATCGTCGCCGCGGGCGTACCGTTCACCGTCGGGCTGGCCATCCTGACGCTCGCGCCGGTCGTGGTGATCGTCGGCGACGAGGTGATCGGGCACCGCCACCGCGAGGCGCACGTGGCCCGGCTGGAGTCCTGA
- a CDS encoding LLM class flavin-dependent oxidoreductase, translating into MVVPDMGELSPALSVLDLVPVRQGQSSGQAVAASTELARVADGLGYRRYWVAEHHNMPAVAATNPPVLISLIAARTERIRVGSGGVMLPNHTPLVVAEQFALLEAAYPGRIDLGIGRAPGSDPVTSYALRQGRSDEAVAEFDSYVNDVIAWLQPGGVSLDLAGRAYHLSATPSASTAPPVWLLGSSDYSARLAAKLGLPYVFAHHFAGRGTGEALDLYRSLFTPGEVAEPQTFLTVNAVVAETEEEAVRLARPQLLSMIALRTNQPLRAQLSVEEALLTAIPSAHTPLAESMAQSWLIGTPEQVRARIADLAERYGVDEVMINPIAGASAEAPADRVPDRERTLELLAGA; encoded by the coding sequence ATGGTTGTTCCCGACATGGGCGAACTTTCTCCGGCACTGTCCGTTCTCGACCTGGTCCCGGTCCGGCAGGGCCAGAGCAGCGGCCAGGCGGTCGCTGCCAGCACCGAGCTGGCGCGCGTCGCCGACGGGCTCGGCTACCGGCGCTACTGGGTGGCCGAGCACCACAACATGCCGGCGGTCGCCGCCACCAACCCGCCCGTGCTGATCTCGCTGATCGCCGCGCGTACCGAACGGATCCGCGTCGGGTCGGGCGGCGTGATGCTGCCCAACCACACGCCCCTCGTCGTCGCCGAGCAGTTCGCGCTGCTGGAGGCCGCCTACCCCGGGCGGATCGACCTCGGCATCGGGCGGGCGCCGGGCAGCGACCCGGTGACCAGCTACGCGCTGCGGCAGGGGCGCAGTGACGAGGCCGTCGCCGAGTTCGACTCCTATGTCAACGACGTCATCGCCTGGCTGCAGCCGGGCGGGGTGAGCCTGGACCTCGCCGGGCGGGCGTACCACCTGAGCGCCACGCCCAGCGCCAGCACCGCCCCGCCGGTCTGGCTGCTCGGGTCGTCGGACTACTCCGCGCGGCTGGCCGCCAAGCTCGGCCTGCCCTATGTGTTCGCCCACCACTTCGCGGGCCGCGGCACCGGGGAGGCGCTCGATCTCTACCGCTCGCTGTTCACCCCGGGCGAGGTGGCGGAGCCGCAGACGTTCCTGACGGTGAATGCGGTCGTCGCGGAGACCGAGGAGGAGGCGGTACGCCTGGCTCGGCCGCAGTTGCTGTCGATGATCGCCCTGCGGACCAATCAGCCGCTGCGCGCGCAACTGAGCGTGGAGGAGGCGCTGCTGACGGCGATCCCGTCGGCGCACACGCCGCTCGCGGAGTCGATGGCGCAGTCGTGGCTGATCGGTACGCCGGAGCAGGTCCGGGCCCGGATCGCCGACCTCGCCGAGCGCTACGGGGTGGACGAGGTGATGATCAACCCGATTGCCGGGGCGAGCGCGGAAGCGCCCGCCGACCGGGTTCCCGATCGCGAGCGGACCCTGGAGCTGCTCGCCGGCGCGTGA
- a CDS encoding fumarylacetoacetate hydrolase family protein, whose protein sequence is MKLANLGGRAALITGAGRALDVHAASDGRFGPEPAGIYDAWPEFVDWTREIGAGRDDQAVEFDPAELGPPSPQPRQILAIGLNYAEHATESGFDSPTGLPPVFPKFLSALSGPVTEVALPEGGNTDWEVELVAIIGTEASAVSEEQAWDHVAGLTVGQDLSERVIQLAGPAPQFGLGKSYPGFAPTGPWLVTPDELPDRDDLALRAELDEEVVQDARTRELIVSVPGLIAGLSKIITLYPGDLIFTGTPSGVGLGRDPQRWIQPGQTLVSTIEGIGELRQRFT, encoded by the coding sequence GTGAAACTGGCCAACCTCGGCGGACGCGCCGCGCTGATCACCGGCGCCGGCCGAGCCCTGGACGTGCACGCGGCGAGCGACGGGCGGTTCGGTCCCGAGCCGGCCGGCATCTACGACGCGTGGCCGGAATTCGTCGACTGGACGCGCGAGATCGGCGCCGGCCGCGATGACCAGGCCGTCGAGTTCGATCCGGCCGAGCTGGGCCCGCCGTCGCCGCAGCCGCGGCAGATCCTCGCCATCGGGCTGAACTACGCCGAGCATGCCACCGAATCCGGCTTCGACTCCCCCACCGGCCTGCCGCCGGTCTTTCCGAAGTTCCTCAGCGCGCTGTCGGGCCCGGTCACCGAGGTGGCGCTGCCGGAGGGCGGCAATACCGACTGGGAGGTCGAGCTGGTGGCGATCATCGGGACCGAGGCCTCGGCGGTGTCCGAGGAACAGGCGTGGGACCATGTCGCCGGCCTGACCGTCGGCCAGGACCTGTCGGAGCGGGTGATCCAGCTCGCCGGTCCCGCGCCGCAGTTCGGCCTCGGCAAGTCCTATCCCGGCTTCGCCCCGACCGGGCCGTGGCTGGTCACCCCCGACGAGCTGCCCGACCGCGATGATCTTGCCCTGCGGGCCGAGCTGGACGAGGAGGTGGTCCAGGACGCGCGTACCCGCGAGTTGATCGTCTCGGTGCCCGGGTTGATCGCCGGGCTGTCGAAGATCATCACCCTCTACCCGGGTGATCTGATCTTCACCGGTACGCCGTCCGGGGTCGGCCTCGGCCGCGATCCGCAGCGCTGGATCCAGCCCGGCCAGACCCTGGTCAGCACCATCGAGGGCATCGGCGAGCTTCGGCAGCGTTTCACCTGA
- a CDS encoding TRM11 family SAM-dependent methyltransferase, protein MRYAMLLSPSANRAYGESVAELAAAELEICRPEAREVHTRAIGGVDYLIFDLEDVPSRLSGTFAMFALLPDDLLRPVTLERDGVLDEDLVTIPKYQGKTNEQFTRLLLDVTLAAVDRPPGPRSVLDPMCGRGTTLTTAWRAGHDAAGVEADPKAVEQFSAFLRTWLRRKRLKHRVEQVPVRREGRSLGKKLEATVRPEGARELSLTVFTGDTRDSAALFGKRRFDAVVVDAPYGVVHGSSTGRDRERSPATLLGEAVGVWAGQLRAGGALGISWNTHGLRREDLAGLVAAAGLEPQDHGPWRRLAHRVDASIRRDVLVARKA, encoded by the coding sequence ATGCGGTACGCGATGCTGCTCTCCCCCTCGGCGAACCGGGCCTACGGCGAATCGGTCGCCGAGCTGGCCGCGGCCGAGCTGGAGATCTGCCGGCCCGAGGCACGCGAGGTGCACACCCGGGCGATCGGCGGGGTGGACTATCTGATCTTCGATCTGGAGGACGTGCCGAGCCGGCTGTCGGGGACCTTCGCCATGTTCGCCCTGCTGCCGGACGATCTGTTGCGCCCGGTGACGCTGGAGCGAGACGGCGTACTCGACGAGGACCTGGTGACGATCCCGAAGTACCAGGGCAAGACCAACGAGCAGTTCACCCGGCTGCTGCTCGACGTCACCCTGGCCGCCGTCGACCGACCGCCCGGCCCGCGCAGCGTGCTGGACCCGATGTGCGGGCGCGGCACCACGCTGACGACGGCCTGGCGGGCCGGTCACGATGCGGCCGGGGTGGAGGCGGACCCGAAGGCCGTGGAGCAGTTCTCGGCCTTCCTGCGTACCTGGCTGCGGCGCAAGCGGCTCAAGCACCGGGTCGAGCAGGTTCCGGTACGCCGAGAAGGCCGGTCGCTGGGCAAGAAGCTGGAGGCGACGGTGCGGCCCGAGGGCGCGCGGGAGCTGTCGCTGACGGTGTTCACCGGTGACACCCGCGACTCGGCGGCGCTGTTCGGCAAGCGGCGGTTCGACGCGGTGGTGGTGGACGCGCCCTACGGCGTCGTGCACGGGTCGAGCACGGGCCGCGACCGGGAACGCTCGCCGGCCACCCTGCTGGGCGAGGCCGTCGGGGTCTGGGCGGGACAGTTGCGGGCCGGCGGCGCGCTGGGCATCTCGTGGAACACCCACGGGTTGCGGCGCGAGGACCTGGCCGGCCTGGTCGCCGCCGCCGGTCTCGAACCGCAGGACCACGGCCCCTGGCGGCGCCTCGCCCATCGGGTGGACGCCTCGATCCGGCGCGACGTGCTGGTGGCGCGCAAGGCCTGA
- a CDS encoding SixA phosphatase family protein yields MARLHLLRHAKAAEFSPGRTDHQRPLTERGHAQAAALGEYLRDSGIRIDQVLCSTATRTRETLAGLGLGAPVEFSDAVYQASPDELLAEIAAMPPGSLLVIGHAPGIPGLAHQLAGPGSDPTALEAIDGRYPTATLATLDTDADWAGLDAARLTGVRIG; encoded by the coding sequence ATGGCACGACTGCACCTGCTCCGCCATGCCAAGGCCGCGGAGTTCTCACCGGGCCGCACCGACCATCAGCGGCCGCTGACCGAGCGCGGCCACGCGCAGGCCGCGGCGCTCGGCGAGTACCTGCGCGACTCCGGGATCCGGATCGATCAGGTGCTCTGCTCGACCGCCACGCGCACCCGCGAGACGCTGGCCGGACTGGGGCTCGGCGCGCCGGTCGAGTTCAGCGACGCCGTCTACCAGGCCTCACCCGACGAGCTGCTGGCCGAGATCGCCGCCATGCCGCCGGGCTCGCTGCTCGTCATCGGCCACGCGCCGGGCATCCCGGGCCTGGCCCACCAGTTGGCCGGCCCGGGCTCGGACCCGACCGCCCTCGAGGCGATCGACGGCCGCTACCCGACGGCGACGCTGGCCACCCTCGACACCGACGCCGATTGGGCCGGGCTCGACGCCGCCCGGCTGACCGGTGTCCGGATCGGCTGA
- a CDS encoding ATP-dependent DNA ligase produces MDLPVMPPVKPMLAKPQKTIPAGMAYEPKWDGFRSIIFRDGDEVEIGSRNERPMTRYFPEVVEAVRRNFPERAVIDGEIVIIDPDRDGLDFEALQQRIHPAESRVRLLAERTPAGFVAFDLLALGDRDLMGEPFSTRRDLLEQCLADARPPIWVTPATDDVERARDWFDRFEGAGLDGLIAKSPGGAYQPDKRVMTKIKHERTADCVVAGYRTHKSDPEAIGSLLLGLYDDTGSLSSVGVIGAFPMARRRELYAELQPLVTKIEDHPWNWAAELMTTDSGARSPRKSEGSRWNAGKDLSFTPLSPDLVVEARYDYMEGTRFRHTAQFVRWRPDRDPASCTFDQLERPLRFELGDILPPG; encoded by the coding sequence ATGGACCTGCCCGTGATGCCGCCGGTGAAGCCGATGCTGGCCAAGCCGCAGAAGACGATCCCGGCCGGCATGGCCTACGAGCCGAAGTGGGACGGCTTCCGGTCGATCATCTTCCGCGACGGCGACGAGGTGGAGATCGGCTCGCGCAACGAGCGGCCGATGACCCGCTACTTTCCCGAGGTCGTCGAAGCGGTACGCCGCAACTTTCCCGAGCGCGCGGTGATCGACGGCGAGATCGTGATCATCGACCCCGACCGCGACGGCCTGGACTTCGAGGCGTTGCAGCAGCGGATCCACCCGGCCGAGTCCCGGGTGCGGCTGCTGGCCGAGCGCACGCCGGCCGGCTTCGTTGCCTTCGACCTGTTGGCGCTGGGCGATCGCGACCTGATGGGCGAGCCGTTCAGCACCCGTCGGGACCTGTTGGAGCAGTGTCTCGCCGACGCCCGGCCGCCGATCTGGGTGACCCCGGCGACCGATGATGTCGAACGGGCCCGGGACTGGTTCGACCGCTTCGAGGGCGCCGGCCTGGACGGCCTGATCGCCAAGTCGCCGGGCGGGGCATACCAACCCGACAAACGCGTGATGACCAAGATCAAACACGAGCGCACGGCCGACTGCGTGGTCGCCGGATATCGCACCCACAAGAGCGATCCGGAGGCGATCGGCTCGCTGCTGCTCGGCCTCTACGACGACACCGGGAGCCTGTCCAGCGTCGGCGTGATCGGCGCGTTCCCGATGGCCCGGCGGCGCGAGCTGTACGCCGAGCTGCAGCCGCTGGTGACCAAGATCGAGGATCATCCCTGGAACTGGGCCGCCGAGCTGATGACGACCGATTCCGGCGCCCGCTCGCCGCGCAAGTCCGAGGGCAGCCGGTGGAATGCCGGCAAGGATCTGAGCTTCACGCCCCTGTCGCCGGATCTGGTGGTCGAGGCGCGCTATGACTACATGGAGGGCACGCGTTTTCGGCACACCGCGCAGTTCGTCCGCTGGCGGCCCGACCGCGACCCCGCTTCCTGCACCTTCGACCAGCTCGAGCGCCCGCTGCGCTTCGAGCTCGGCGACATCCTGCCGCCCGGGTGA
- a CDS encoding fluoride efflux transporter FluC, with translation MDGSGSAGSGDRPGLPVRTLALVGIGGAAGVVARQALSTLGDPTLVVAAINVVGAFGLGLLVGALRDHRAAAWALPLAGTGFLGAFTTLSGMTGLFAARPDPWLLLLIIGQVVLGVIAAWGGLEAGLRLRGRGR, from the coding sequence ATGGACGGCTCCGGCTCGGCCGGGTCCGGTGACCGGCCGGGCCTGCCCGTCCGGACGCTGGCCCTCGTCGGGATCGGCGGCGCCGCGGGCGTGGTCGCCCGGCAGGCACTGAGCACGCTCGGCGACCCGACCCTGGTGGTCGCCGCGATCAATGTGGTCGGCGCCTTCGGGCTCGGTCTGCTGGTCGGCGCGCTGCGTGATCACCGGGCTGCGGCGTGGGCGCTGCCGCTCGCCGGCACCGGCTTCCTCGGCGCCTTCACCACCCTCTCGGGCATGACCGGCCTGTTCGCGGCCCGCCCCGACCCCTGGTTGCTGCTGTTGATCATCGGCCAGGTGGTTCTCGGTGTGATCGCGGCCTGGGGCGGGCTGGAGGCCGGGTTGCGACTGCGCGGTCGGGGGCGTTGA
- a CDS encoding MinD/ParA family ATP-binding protein has product MTQPNQPNSPWPQTPWGDDGPAAGRRALQDPAQPPRPDDQPRSQDTPSRAPGDRSPRSHAWPPGPQQQPQQPAPPRQGAPWQPGPQQPRHVAPGPVPHRQPSPPDPSPTPSPRHGFDQAPTTPVGEPDPPPPSPFGPPSRQPQRPTAEPAARRGLFDRIADAFGGGRRRREEEEAQARALADQRAAEQRRREAEAAAAREERRRVIDTPVDHHLITVSSLKGGITKTTIVLAIGTALALHRRDLVLAIDGNAHRGTLARRLGEETGLTVRDLVADAEDVRTAKDFRRFTSQAASRFEVLASEPNPAEAQGFSAEEYATVLDIAKTFRSVIMTDTGTDLTLPLMSEVYGNTDTLVVPATTAHDGADLAWETLDWWEEHADPALVRNAIVAITQIEPFSLPPAEQMPAERIAELRAAFIRRQRQREAELTERFAGRVGEVIFVPYDPSLHVGGLFAWDRLSPETAAAYEDLAYAVARRFAARD; this is encoded by the coding sequence ATGACCCAGCCGAATCAGCCGAACTCGCCCTGGCCCCAGACGCCCTGGGGCGATGACGGACCGGCGGCTGGTCGGCGCGCCCTCCAGGACCCGGCACAGCCGCCGCGCCCCGACGACCAGCCGCGTTCGCAGGACACGCCGTCGCGGGCGCCGGGGGATCGCTCGCCCCGCTCGCACGCCTGGCCGCCCGGCCCGCAACAACAGCCCCAGCAGCCGGCGCCGCCCCGCCAGGGTGCGCCGTGGCAACCGGGGCCCCAGCAACCCCGGCACGTCGCGCCGGGCCCGGTCCCGCACCGGCAGCCCTCGCCGCCGGACCCGTCGCCGACCCCGTCGCCGCGGCACGGCTTCGACCAGGCGCCCACCACGCCGGTCGGTGAGCCCGATCCGCCGCCGCCCTCGCCGTTCGGCCCGCCCTCCCGCCAGCCGCAACGACCGACCGCCGAGCCGGCCGCACGCCGCGGATTGTTCGACCGGATCGCCGATGCCTTCGGCGGGGGGCGTCGCCGGCGCGAGGAGGAAGAGGCCCAGGCCCGCGCCCTCGCCGACCAGCGCGCCGCCGAGCAGCGCCGGCGCGAGGCCGAGGCCGCGGCCGCCCGGGAGGAGCGTCGGCGGGTGATCGATACCCCGGTCGATCATCACCTGATCACCGTGTCGTCGCTCAAGGGTGGCATCACCAAGACCACCATCGTGCTCGCCATCGGCACCGCGCTGGCCCTGCACCGGCGCGATCTGGTGCTGGCGATCGACGGCAATGCCCATCGCGGTACGCTCGCCCGCCGGCTCGGCGAGGAGACCGGACTGACCGTTCGTGATCTTGTCGCCGACGCCGAGGATGTGCGTACCGCCAAGGACTTCCGGCGGTTCACCTCCCAGGCCGCGAGCCGCTTCGAGGTGCTGGCGTCCGAGCCCAACCCGGCCGAGGCGCAGGGCTTCTCCGCCGAGGAGTACGCCACCGTCCTGGACATCGCCAAGACCTTCCGCAGCGTGATCATGACCGATACCGGCACCGACCTGACCCTGCCGCTGATGTCGGAGGTCTACGGCAATACCGACACCCTGGTGGTACCGGCGACGACGGCCCATGACGGCGCCGACCTGGCCTGGGAAACGTTGGACTGGTGGGAGGAGCACGCCGATCCGGCCCTGGTCCGGAATGCGATCGTGGCGATCACCCAGATCGAGCCGTTCTCGCTGCCGCCCGCCGAGCAGATGCCCGCCGAACGGATCGCCGAGCTGCGCGCCGCGTTCATCCGCCGACAGCGTCAGCGCGAGGCCGAGCTGACCGAGCGATTCGCCGGCCGGGTCGGTGAGGTGATCTTCGTCCCCTACGACCCGTCGCTGCACGTCGGCGGCCTGTTCGCCTGGGATCGACTCTCCCCGGAGACGGCCGCCGCCTACGAGGACCTGGCCTACGCCGTCGCCCGCCGGTTCGCCGCCCGCGACTGA